Below is a window of Frigoribacterium sp. SL97 DNA.
CCGGGTCGTTGATGCGGTGGTGGGGATCGGTGGGCAGCGACTGGACGTGCACGGCCGTCAGGAGGCGCACCTCGCCGATGACCCCGGAGCGCACGACCTCGCGCAGTCGCGCGCTCTGCGGCGTGTACCGCGTCCACATCGCCTCGAGGACGACCACGCCGGCCTCGCGAGCGGCCGCGTGGACCCGCTCGGCCTCGATGGCGTTCACGGTGAAGGCCTTCTCGACGAGGACGTGCTTGCCGGCAGCGATGGCCAGCAGGGCGTTCTCGGCGTGGAACGGGTGCGGGGTGGCGACGTAGACCACGTCGACCTCGGGGTCGGCGACCAGGTCGTCGTAGCTGCCGTGAGCCCCCGGGACCCCGGCACGGTCGGCGAACTCGCGTGCCTTGGCCAGGTCTCGCGATCCGACGGCGGAGACGGTCGACCCCGCCCCCTGCAGGTCGGACGTGAAGGTGGCGGCGATGCCGCCGGCGCCGAGGATTCCCCATCGAAGTGTCATGCGGACTGTCTACCAGTCACCGCCGACGGGGAGGCCCGCGAGGGTCGAGGCGCCGTCCCGCGGTTCGTTCAGCAGGCGTACCAACGACTGGCCGAACGGACGAAGTCCGGGCTGTCGTCCGGTGCTCCCCCGTGCACGGCGGCGAACCCGACACAGGCGTGCGCGAGGTCTCCGCGGAAGTCCGGTCGGTAGACGGCGTCGCGGTGCGGGGCCGAGGCCCACCACTTGGCGGCGGCGACGTCGCCCGTGGTCGACGTGCCGCCCGCGAGGTTGCCGTCGCAGCCGACCGGGGGCACCCCGTCGCTGCGGACCACCTCGCCCTTGTGCCCCCAAGCGCTCAACGGATCGGGGCTCGGGTCGCCGGCGACCCAGAAGAGGTACTGCTCGAGGCACGCGTCG
It encodes the following:
- a CDS encoding Gfo/Idh/MocA family protein; translation: MTLRWGILGAGGIAATFTSDLQGAGSTVSAVGSRDLAKAREFADRAGVPGAHGSYDDLVADPEVDVVYVATPHPFHAENALLAIAAGKHVLVEKAFTVNAIEAERVHAAAREAGVVVLEAMWTRYTPQSARLREVVRSGVIGEVRLLTAVHVQSLPTDPHHRINDPALGGGALLDLGVYPVSFADDLLGAPSTVSAAATLSDQGVDARVAIQLGHESGATAQLYAALDISGRNTATLLGTAGRIDVDDTFYAPGGFTVRDQDDAVVERYEADENGLRGMHHQALELERVVAAGERESPLLTAADVVGVMRTMDEVRRQIGVRYPSEG